In the Nicotiana tabacum cultivar K326 chromosome 16, ASM71507v2, whole genome shotgun sequence genome, one interval contains:
- the LOC107831128 gene encoding patatin-like protein 2 — MERKTSQIQPPTYGDLITVLSIDGGGIRGIIPATILSFLEAQLQELDGNDARLADYFDVIAGTSTGGLVTAMLTAPDENDRPLYAAKDITPFYLEHCPKIFPQKKCGLFAPIGNMVQAIIGPKYDGKYLHEVVKEKLKDTRLSNTITNVVIPTFDIKKLQPTIFSTYETKRSACYDAKLSDICISTSAAPTYLPAHYFKVEDGKGNVKEHHLIDGGVAANNPALIAVSEVSKEILKDNPDFFPIKPMDYGRFLVISIGTGSAKWEHKYNASMAAKWGIVDWLFHKGSTPLIEVFTQSSADLVDYHNSVVFQALRCDDNYLRIQEDELNGTEASVDIATKENLERLVEIGQNLLKKPLSRVNLETGLAEPIPKGGTNEEALKRFARLLVNERRLRESRSPLINK; from the exons ATGGAGAGAAAAACATCTCAAATCCAACCTCCAACTTACGGTGATTTAATCACTGTTCTTAGCATTGATGGAGGTGGCATTCGAGGAATTATTCCAGCTACCATTCTCAGTTTTCTTGAAGCTCAACTTCAG GAGTTAGACGGCAATGATGCGAGACTTGCAGATTATTTTGACGTGATTGCTGGAACGAGCACTGGTGGTCTTGTGACGGCCATGTTAACTGCTCCTGACGAAAATGATCGTCCACTTTATGCAGCCAAAGATATTACCCCATTCTACTTAGAGCATTGTCCAAAGATCTTTCCACAAAAGAAATG CGGTTTGTTTGCTCCAATTGGGAACATGGTGCAAGCTATAATAGGACCAAAATACGATGGAAAATACCTGCATGAAGTCGTCAAGGAGAAGCTGAAAGATACTCGTCTTAGCAATACGATTACTAACGTTGTCATTCCTACTTTTGATATCAAGAAATTGCAGCCTACCATCTTCTCCACTTATGAG ACGAAACGATCAGCATGTTATGATGCAAAACTCTCTGATATTTGTATCAGTACATCAGCAGCTCCTACTTATCTTCCTGCtcattatttcaaagttgaggatGGCAAAGGCAATGTAAAAGAACATCATCTCATTGATGGTGGTGTTGCTGCAAATAATCCG GCTTTGATTGCAGTATCAGAAGTAAGCAAAGAAATATTGAAGGACAACCCAGATTTCTTCCCTATAAAACCAATGGATTACGGGCGTTTCCTTGTAATATCAATAGGGACAGGATCTGCAAAATGGGAACATAAATATAATGCATCAATGGCCGCCAAATGGGGTATTGTGGATTGGTTATTTCACAAAGGTTCCACACCACTAATCGAAGTGTTCACCCAATCAAGTGCTGATTTGGTTGATTACCATAATTCTGTTGTTTTCCAAGCTCTTCGCTGTGATGATAATTACCTTCGAATTCAA GAGGATGAACTGAATGGAACAGAAGCCTCAGTTGATATAGCCACAAAGGAAAATTTGGAAAGGCTAGTGGAAATAGGGCAAAATTTACTAAAGAAGCCACTTTCAAGGGTAAATTTGGAGACGGGTTTGGCAGAACCAATTCCTAAAGGAGGAACTAATGAAGAAGCCCTTAAAAG GTTTGCAAGGTTATTGGTGAATGAAAGAAGACTTCGCGAATCAAGATCGCCACTTATCAATAAATAA